One window of Oncorhynchus masou masou isolate Uvic2021 chromosome 28, UVic_Omas_1.1, whole genome shotgun sequence genomic DNA carries:
- the mrps24 gene encoding LOW QUALITY PROTEIN: small ribosomal subunit protein uS3m (The sequence of the model RefSeq protein was modified relative to this genomic sequence to represent the inferred CDS: inserted 2 bases in 1 codon), translating to MLLGCCSRLCFHTFAPQNALARVGTSIYNNSATRALHVTAACCKNRAARIRVGKEDRPLTYEQALHLHHIGHRKXWLSQHTSNLQGGASDRTVEDVFVRRFLFGTFHNCLANEIMIKPRGNMLVMCTLMLQKFYFLIGYTETLLSHLYKCPVKMEVQTLEDKAVYKYL from the exons atgTTACTTGGCTGTTGCTCGCGTCTTTGTTTTCACACCTTTGCCCCACAGAACGCGCTTGCCAGAGTCGGCACTTCGATATACAATAACTCTGCAACACGAGCACTTCATGTCACTGCAGCATGCTGCAAG AATCGTGCAGCTCGTATTCGGGTGGGGAAGGAAGACCGACCACTAACCTATGAGCAAGCACTCCACCTCCACCACATAGGACACCGCAA TTGGCTCTCCCAGCACACTA GTAACCTACAGGGAGGAGCATCAGATCGTACTGTGGAAGACGTGTTTGTAAGACGTTTCCTCTTCGGAACTTTCCATAACTGCCTGGCCAATGAGATTATGATAAAGCCACGAGGCAACATGCTGGTGATGTGTACCCTGATGCTACAGAAGTTCTACTTCCTGATTGGCTACACGGAGACACTGCTCTCCCACCTCTACAAGTGTCCTGTTAAGATGGAGGTACAGACCCTGGAAGATAAGGCTGTCTACAAGTACCTCTGA
- the nudcd3 gene encoding nudC domain-containing protein 3, which yields MASPMEMTELYDNALLGILQHVGNIQNFLQVYFGFLYRKTDFYRLLSTPNDRMGFPPGVAEKMVLKSFRLFEHVAEQDRERQQRELQQRQEARMVPPAVQELELQATEQPEEPRGEKTEPDAQRESCDSASGEPSAASCTTSSSQASSSQAPDSIPQPHCSSVAQQSSHGDHAAACSASTDGQVVQQASPDSYNGAVRDTYSWSQDYTDVEVRVHVPKTVVKGRQVCVNMQPGSVRVCLKEEAGETVLMEGELTHKINTENSLWSLEPGCCVVLSLSKSGEVWWSAVLKGEKEIDVNQINRERSMATVDEEEHAVLDRLTFDYHQKLQGKPQSHEMKVHDMLKKGWDAEGSPFKGQQFDPSMFDIPSSAVQM from the exons ATGGCGTCGCCCATGGAAATGACAGAGTTGTATGACAACGCTTTGCTTGGAATCTTGCAGCATGTTGGAAACATCCAGAATTTCCTTCAGGTCTACTTCGGCTTCCTGTACCGCAAGACAGACTTTTACCGTCTGCTGTCAACCCCCAACGACCGTATGGGCTTCCCTCCAGGGGTGGCCGAGAAAATGGTCCTAAAG TCCTTCCGTCTGTTTGAGCATGTGGCtgagcaggacagagagaggcaacAAAGGGAGCTGCAGCAGAGACAGGAGGCCAGGATGGTGCCCCCCGCGGTGCAGGAGCTGGAGTTACAGGCCACTGAGCAGCCAGAGGAGCCGAGGGGGGAGAAGACAGAGCCTGATGcccagagagagagctgtgactCAGCTTCTGGAGAGCCCAGTGCAGCCTCGTGCACTACCTCCTCCAGCCAAGCCTCTTCCAGCCAAGCTCCAGACTCTATTCCACAGCCCCATTGCAGCAGTGTGGCCCAGCAGTCATCACATGGAGACCATGCAGCAGCCTGTTCAGCATCTACAGA tggtcaGGTGGTGCAACAGGCCAGTCCAGATAGTTACAATGGGGCGGTGAGGGACACCTACAGCTGGTCTCAGGACTACACCGACGTTGAGGTCCGGGTCCACGTTCCCAAGACCGtcgtcaagggcagacag GTGTGTGTGAACATGCAGCCaggcagtgtgcgtgtgtgtttgaaggaggaggcaggagagacgGTCCTGATGGAAGGAGAGCTCACACATAAGATCAACACTGAGAACTCACTATGGAGCCTGGAGCCTGGATGTTGTGTGGTg tTGTCTCTCAGTAAGAGTGGGGAGGTCTGGTGGAGTGCTGTGTTGAAAGGGGAGAAGGAGATTGATGTGAACCAGATCAACAGAGAGCGCTCCATGGCCACCGTGGATGAGGAGGAGCATGCCGTGCTGGACAGACTCACCTTCGACTACCACCAGAAACTACAGGGCAAGCCCCAGAGCCACGAGATg AAGGTGCATGACATGCTGAAGAAGGGGTGGGATGCTGAGGGCTCTCCCTTCAAAGGACAACAGTTTGATCCCTCCATGTTCGACATCCCCTCCAGCGCCGTACAGATGTGA